The following coding sequences are from one Paenibacillus sp. FSL R5-0912 window:
- the ptsP gene encoding phosphoenolpyruvate--protein phosphotransferase has protein sequence MSKISGIAASAGIAVARAFILEHPDYTITRTAVTDVDAELAKLNDALDKSRGELQSIKERTLAELGEKKAEIFESHLLILDDPELITPVMDKIREESVNADYALNEVATQFVEMFQNMKSAYLQERAADMRDVTKRVLNHLLGIHYVSPAEISEEVIVIALDLTPSDTAQLNRNFVKGFTTNIGGRTSHSAIMARSLEIPAVVGTKNVLSLVKAGDLIIVDGLNGDVLINPTEAEVAEYTAKQEAYNLQIAEWKKLRDEPTVSADGKHVELAANIGTPNDVTGVIENGGEGVGLYRTEFLYMGRDKLPSEEIQYNAYRSVLENMQGKPVVVRTLDIGGDKELPYLDLPKEMNPFLGFRAIRLCLDRQDIFRTQLRALLRASAHGDLRIMFPMIATLGEFRAARDLLLEEKAKLREEGKEVSDNIQLGIMVEIPSTAVLADQFAKEVDFFSIGTNDLIQYTMAADRMNERVSYLYQPYNPAILRLVKIVIDAAHAEGKWTGMCGEMAGDATAIPLLLGLGLDEFSMSATSILPARSQIAKLSAADMKEMAAQALQLGTAEEVAALVQSRVN, from the coding sequence ATGAGTAAAATTTCAGGAATCGCGGCTTCCGCAGGTATTGCAGTAGCCCGTGCCTTTATCCTGGAACATCCGGACTACACCATTACCAGAACAGCGGTCACGGATGTGGACGCTGAGCTTGCGAAGCTGAATGATGCACTGGATAAATCCAGAGGCGAACTGCAGAGCATCAAAGAGCGCACACTGGCAGAGCTTGGCGAGAAAAAAGCAGAGATCTTCGAATCTCATCTGCTGATTCTTGATGATCCCGAGCTGATTACGCCTGTAATGGATAAAATCCGCGAGGAATCGGTAAATGCGGACTATGCCCTAAATGAAGTAGCCACCCAGTTTGTAGAAATGTTCCAGAACATGAAGAGCGCGTACCTGCAGGAACGTGCAGCCGATATGCGTGACGTAACCAAGCGCGTACTGAACCACCTGCTCGGCATTCACTATGTGAGTCCGGCAGAAATCAGTGAAGAGGTTATCGTGATTGCACTGGATCTGACACCTTCTGATACGGCACAGCTTAACCGGAATTTCGTTAAAGGCTTCACAACCAATATCGGCGGACGTACTTCCCATTCCGCGATTATGGCCCGTTCCCTGGAAATTCCGGCTGTAGTAGGCACTAAGAACGTATTGTCTCTCGTCAAAGCAGGGGATCTGATCATCGTTGACGGTCTGAACGGCGATGTGCTGATCAACCCGACAGAGGCTGAAGTCGCTGAATACACCGCGAAGCAGGAAGCTTATAATCTGCAGATTGCCGAGTGGAAGAAGCTGCGTGATGAACCAACTGTATCGGCTGACGGCAAGCATGTAGAGCTGGCTGCCAATATCGGTACACCGAATGATGTAACGGGTGTAATTGAGAACGGCGGCGAAGGCGTAGGCTTGTACCGTACTGAATTCCTGTATATGGGCCGCGACAAGCTGCCTTCCGAAGAAATTCAGTACAATGCCTACCGCAGCGTGCTTGAGAACATGCAAGGTAAGCCGGTAGTTGTGCGTACACTGGATATCGGCGGTGACAAAGAGCTGCCGTATCTGGATCTGCCGAAGGAAATGAATCCGTTCCTCGGCTTCCGTGCGATCCGTCTGTGTCTGGACCGTCAGGATATCTTCCGCACCCAGCTGCGTGCCCTGCTCAGAGCCAGTGCCCACGGTGACCTGCGGATTATGTTCCCGATGATCGCGACGCTCGGCGAATTCCGTGCAGCCCGTGATCTGCTGCTGGAAGAGAAGGCCAAGCTGCGTGAAGAAGGCAAAGAAGTATCCGATAACATCCAGCTGGGCATCATGGTTGAGATTCCTTCGACCGCAGTACTGGCTGACCAGTTCGCCAAAGAAGTGGATTTCTTCAGTATTGGTACGAATGACCTTATCCAATATACAATGGCTGCGGACCGTATGAATGAACGGGTATCCTATCTGTATCAGCCATACAACCCGGCAATTCTCCGTCTGGTCAAAATCGTCATTGATGCAGCACACGCCGAAGGCAAGTGGACCGGCATGTGTGGTGAAATGGCCGGCGATGCTACAGCGATTCCGCTGCTGCTCGGCCTTGGCCTGGATGAATTCAGCATGAGTGCAACCTCCATTCTGCCGGCTCGCAGCCAGATTGCCAAGCTGTCTGCTGCAGATATGAAGGAAATGGCTGCCCAGGCGCTGCAGCTCGGCACTGCCGAGGAAGTAGCGGCACTTGTGCAAAGCCGTGTGAATTAA
- a CDS encoding iron-containing alcohol dehydrogenase: MRKFEFYNPTKLIFGQGTLQALRTEVPKYGKNVLLMYGGGSIKRSGLYDKVIAELNAIGAVVTELAGVEPNPRLSNVHQGVDLCRENGIELILAVGGGSVLDCAKAVAVGAKYDGDMWDFVERKAAPQGALPLGTVLTMAATGSEMNNGSVITNEVTKEKMGWGSVHAYPAFSILDPENTFSLPRDQTVYGMVDIMSHTLEHYFHTDGNTPVQDGFCETLLRTVIETAPKLIEDLNNYELRETIMYCGTMALNGMVSMGFAGDWATHNIEHAVSAVYDIPHGGGLAILFPQWMKYNLSTNPARFRQLAVNVFGIDPAGRSDEEVGLEGIVALRSFWDSIGAPKTLGDYDIDDSEIGNMADKAVRFGPFGNFRKLQREDVVEIYKLAL, from the coding sequence ATGCGTAAGTTTGAGTTCTATAACCCTACCAAGCTGATTTTTGGACAAGGGACATTGCAGGCACTCCGCACCGAAGTGCCGAAATACGGCAAGAATGTACTGCTGATGTACGGCGGCGGCAGCATCAAGCGCAGCGGCCTGTACGACAAAGTAATTGCTGAGCTGAATGCCATCGGAGCTGTAGTGACGGAATTGGCCGGAGTGGAGCCTAACCCGCGCCTGTCTAACGTACATCAAGGCGTGGATTTATGCCGCGAGAACGGAATCGAGCTGATACTCGCCGTCGGCGGCGGCAGTGTGCTGGATTGTGCCAAGGCTGTAGCTGTCGGTGCGAAGTACGATGGGGATATGTGGGACTTCGTGGAGCGCAAAGCGGCGCCTCAGGGAGCTCTTCCGCTGGGGACTGTGCTGACAATGGCGGCTACCGGTTCGGAAATGAACAACGGCTCGGTAATTACAAATGAAGTGACTAAGGAGAAAATGGGCTGGGGCAGCGTGCATGCCTATCCGGCATTCTCGATTCTTGATCCTGAGAATACCTTCTCCCTGCCGCGTGATCAGACGGTCTACGGCATGGTGGACATCATGTCCCATACACTGGAGCATTATTTCCACACAGACGGCAACACACCGGTACAGGACGGCTTCTGTGAAACCCTGCTTCGTACTGTAATCGAGACTGCACCCAAGCTGATCGAAGATCTGAATAACTACGAACTGCGTGAGACCATCATGTACTGCGGCACCATGGCACTGAACGGGATGGTCAGCATGGGCTTTGCCGGTGACTGGGCTACCCACAATATTGAGCATGCCGTATCCGCAGTTTACGATATTCCGCATGGCGGAGGATTGGCCATTCTGTTCCCGCAATGGATGAAGTATAACCTCAGTACGAACCCAGCCCGGTTCCGCCAATTGGCAGTGAACGTATTCGGCATCGATCCGGCCGGCAGAAGCGATGAAGAGGTCGGGCTTGAAGGCATCGTGGCGCTTCGCAGCTTCTGGGATTCGATCGGGGCTCCGAAGACGCTAGGTGATTATGACATCGATGACAGCGAAATCGGCAATATGGCTGACAAGGCTGTCCGTTTTGGCCCATTCGGCAACTTCCGCAAGCTTCAGCGTGAGGATGTTGTAGAGATTTACAAGCTGGCTCTGTAA
- a CDS encoding HPr family phosphocarrier protein: MQTTFRIIDEDGIHARPATALVNTATKFKGTEAFAEAKGKKVTLKSILGVLSLGLEAGDTLTLITEGSEEAEALSALQEIMVKEGLGEVHE, translated from the coding sequence ATGCAAACAACTTTCAGAATCATTGACGAAGATGGAATTCACGCACGCCCGGCAACAGCGCTGGTAAATACAGCTACAAAATTCAAAGGCACTGAGGCTTTTGCGGAAGCCAAAGGCAAAAAAGTAACTCTTAAATCCATCTTGGGCGTTCTGTCCCTGGGCCTTGAAGCAGGAGATACCCTGACCCTTATTACTGAAGGCAGTGAAGAAGCTGAAGCCCTCAGCGCACTGCAGGAAATTATGGTTAAAGAAGGGCTGGGAGAAGTTCATGAGTAA
- the glcT gene encoding glucose PTS transporter transcription antiterminator GlcT, which yields MSSSITVGKVLNNNVIIAEHPQYAEVVVIGKGIGFNRKTRDRINLSSVEKMFILRSQEEQEQYKQLVPQVDEKLIEVVQEIVLHIMQSSRQALNEHIHIALTDHISFAIRRSEQHISIHNPFLYETREIYPEEYRLAEYAVDRINEAMKVSLPPDEIGFVALHIVSALSNRHISEVKQHSQLIGDMVGLVEDNLEYRIPRDSLDYSRLVTHLRFVLERLRRGETVRETSSLDGLMKREYPEMYMLAWKLTKVIEQRVHIPVYPAEVSYLTIHLQRLAQKKEDESGMEQQDSI from the coding sequence GTGAGCAGCAGCATAACAGTGGGCAAGGTACTCAATAACAACGTTATCATTGCTGAGCATCCCCAGTATGCCGAGGTAGTGGTCATTGGCAAGGGTATCGGCTTCAACCGTAAGACACGGGACCGGATCAACCTCTCTTCTGTGGAAAAAATGTTCATTCTGCGGAGCCAGGAGGAGCAGGAGCAGTATAAGCAGCTGGTGCCCCAGGTGGACGAGAAGCTGATTGAGGTGGTCCAGGAGATCGTCCTGCATATTATGCAGAGCAGCCGGCAGGCACTTAACGAGCATATCCATATCGCGCTCACCGACCATATTTCCTTTGCCATCCGCAGGAGTGAACAGCATATATCCATACATAATCCCTTTCTGTACGAGACCCGGGAGATCTATCCGGAGGAATACAGGCTGGCGGAATATGCAGTGGACCGGATTAACGAAGCCATGAAGGTATCACTGCCGCCGGATGAGATCGGATTTGTGGCGCTTCACATTGTCAGTGCACTCAGCAACCGGCATATCTCGGAGGTTAAGCAGCACTCGCAGCTGATCGGCGACATGGTGGGACTGGTGGAGGATAACCTCGAATACCGCATTCCGCGTGATTCTTTGGACTATTCACGTCTGGTGACTCATTTGCGTTTTGTGCTGGAGAGGCTGCGCCGGGGGGAGACTGTACGTGAGACTTCGTCCCTTGACGGGCTGATGAAACGTGAATATCCCGAGATGTATATGCTTGCCTGGAAGCTGACCAAGGTTATCGAACAGCGCGTGCATATCCCGGTATATCCTGCCGAGGTGAGTTATCTGACGATTCATCTGCAGCGTCTTGCCCAGAAGAAGGAAGATGAATCCGGTATGGAACAGCAGGACAGCATTTAG
- a CDS encoding ABC transporter ATP-binding protein gives MELILDNIRKSFDGKEVLKGIDFTFEQGKIYGLLGRNGAGKTSLFNCLSGEIRMDSGGAFLRREEVSLPLREEEIGYVFSLPILPDFLTGYEFVKFYMDINKDKIEPGRSIEEYFDIIRFEEEDRHRLIKGYSHGMKNKIQMLCFIISRPPLILLDEPLTSFDVVVALEIKKLLREMKQKHIIIFSTHILQLAADLCDELVILNNGSLREIPAETLRSPEFEEQIIALLKDGDHD, from the coding sequence ATGGAGCTCATTTTGGATAATATACGCAAGAGCTTTGACGGTAAGGAAGTGCTGAAGGGAATTGACTTCACCTTCGAGCAAGGCAAGATTTACGGGCTCCTGGGACGCAACGGTGCCGGCAAAACCTCGCTGTTCAACTGCCTCAGCGGTGAGATACGCATGGACAGCGGCGGGGCGTTTCTGCGGCGGGAGGAAGTGAGTCTTCCGCTTCGCGAAGAGGAGATCGGCTACGTCTTTTCCCTGCCGATTCTGCCGGATTTCTTAACGGGTTATGAGTTTGTGAAGTTCTACATGGATATCAATAAGGATAAAATAGAACCGGGCAGAAGTATCGAAGAGTATTTTGATATCATCCGTTTTGAGGAGGAGGACCGCCATCGCCTGATTAAGGGCTACTCCCACGGGATGAAGAACAAAATTCAAATGCTCTGCTTCATCATTTCCCGGCCGCCGCTGATTCTGCTGGATGAGCCGCTGACCTCCTTTGATGTGGTGGTCGCGCTTGAGATCAAGAAGCTGCTGCGTGAGATGAAGCAGAAGCATATTATTATTTTCTCCACCCATATCCTGCAGCTGGCTGCCGATCTCTGTGATGAGCTGGTAATTCTGAATAATGGCTCGCTCCGTGAGATTCCCGCGGAAACGCTGCGCAGTCCGGAGTTCGAGGAGCAGATTATCGCGCTGCTGAAGGATGGAGACCATGATTAG
- a CDS encoding MFS transporter, which yields MQKFSASQLYMFMVFMMSLAGSTIFTTYSIYYVTELGLNPFQLVLVGTVLEITVLVFEGITGVVADTNSRKLSVIIGMFVLGSAFVLEGCIVWMMYPASMVPAFAWLLMSQMLYGIGWTFVSGADTAWIVDELDKEQTGAIFMRSKVFALSASLLGIAVSVGLSLLAPNMPFLAGGAVYFILGLVLIRYMKETGFIRREREPHSSPVRELGKTWVSGVSVLRHHPLLLLLTVVTLFNGAASEGYDRLWQIHLIDEIGFPDASVSMAVWFGLISAAATIFGILAVRFAGKRMDLLLERRISAALFILTCIRMGCILLLALAPNFTAAIFAVLLLGVAGSVSDPIYTTWLNSKLPSRNRATVLSMISQSDALGQSAGGPVVGYIGSRISIRASILAAGFLLLPILALFGKVMRKR from the coding sequence TTGCAGAAATTCAGTGCCTCGCAGCTTTATATGTTCATGGTGTTTATGATGTCATTAGCGGGCAGCACCATATTTACAACCTACAGCATTTATTATGTTACTGAGCTAGGGTTAAATCCGTTTCAGCTCGTACTGGTTGGAACGGTTCTAGAGATAACAGTGTTAGTGTTCGAAGGTATAACAGGTGTTGTAGCAGATACAAACAGCCGTAAGCTGTCGGTTATTATCGGAATGTTCGTGCTGGGAAGTGCTTTTGTATTGGAAGGGTGTATTGTCTGGATGATGTACCCGGCCTCCATGGTGCCTGCATTTGCCTGGCTGCTTATGTCCCAGATGCTGTATGGCATCGGCTGGACGTTTGTCAGCGGGGCGGACACGGCCTGGATTGTAGACGAGCTGGATAAGGAGCAGACGGGGGCGATTTTTATGCGTTCCAAAGTATTTGCGCTAAGTGCATCTCTGCTGGGCATTGCTGTCAGTGTAGGATTATCACTGCTTGCGCCGAATATGCCGTTTCTGGCAGGAGGCGCTGTCTATTTCATACTTGGGCTGGTATTAATCCGTTATATGAAGGAAACGGGCTTTATCCGGCGGGAGCGTGAGCCGCACTCCTCACCAGTCCGTGAACTGGGCAAGACCTGGGTAAGCGGCGTATCCGTACTCAGACATCACCCCCTGCTTCTGCTGCTGACCGTTGTAACATTATTTAACGGGGCTGCGTCTGAAGGGTATGACCGCCTGTGGCAAATCCACCTCATCGATGAAATCGGCTTCCCGGATGCCTCCGTGTCAATGGCGGTATGGTTCGGCCTGATCAGTGCAGCGGCAACAATTTTTGGGATACTGGCCGTGCGTTTTGCCGGGAAAAGAATGGATCTGCTCCTGGAACGAAGGATCTCTGCCGCATTGTTCATACTGACCTGTATCCGCATGGGCTGCATTCTGCTGCTTGCGCTTGCGCCGAATTTCACGGCCGCGATCTTTGCAGTGCTTCTCCTGGGGGTGGCCGGTTCCGTGAGCGATCCTATCTATACTACCTGGCTGAACTCGAAGCTTCCAAGCCGGAACCGGGCCACAGTCCTGTCGATGATTAGTCAATCGGATGCACTCGGCCAGTCCGCAGGCGGTCCGGTTGTTGGTTATATAGGCAGCCGTATCTCGATCAGGGCCTCCATTCTGGCTGCCGGATTCCTGCTGCTTCCAATTCTGGCGTTGTTCGGAAAGGTCATGCGTAAACGCTAA
- a CDS encoding flotillin family protein — protein MFGIPDFLFIPAVVVAVLFVLGIAFWARYKTVGPDEGMIVTGSFLGSNHISDDGSGRKIKIVRGGGAFILPVFQKAEFMSLLSHKLDVTTPEVYTEQGVPVIADGVAIIKVGSSTEDVATAAEQFMGKPIEALKSEAQEVLEGHLRAILGSMTVEEVYRNRDRFAQEVQGVAARDLKKMGLQIVSFTIKDVRDKHGYLEALGKPRIAAVKRDAEIAEAEAVRDARIQKANAEEQGQKAELLRDTNIAEASKENQLKVAAFKRDQDTAKAEADQAYHIQEARAKQTVVEEQMKVELVRKEREIDLQTKEIQVREKQYDAEVKKKAEADRYAVEQAAEADKAKRMREADALQYSIETQAKATSEQKRLEGQAVADAELAKGKAEAEVIRLRGLAEAEAKEKLAEAFQKFGEAAVLDIIVKMLPELAGKIAEPLASIDKLTVVDTGNGEGAARVSNYVTQLMATAPEMLKSVSGIDVEALIKGLTQTKGKPELAASAEYTGAPVTALPGKPKPAVLPSAAPVEQPEE, from the coding sequence ATGTTCGGTATTCCTGATTTTTTGTTTATTCCTGCAGTCGTTGTGGCTGTATTATTTGTACTTGGTATTGCGTTCTGGGCCCGTTACAAAACGGTAGGACCTGATGAAGGGATGATCGTTACCGGCTCCTTCCTGGGCAGTAATCATATCTCAGATGACGGCTCCGGCCGCAAAATCAAAATTGTCCGCGGCGGCGGTGCGTTCATTCTGCCGGTCTTTCAGAAGGCAGAGTTCATGTCACTGCTCTCCCATAAGCTCGACGTGACGACCCCGGAGGTCTACACCGAGCAGGGTGTTCCGGTTATTGCCGATGGGGTCGCGATCATTAAGGTGGGCAGCTCGACCGAAGATGTAGCTACGGCAGCCGAGCAGTTCATGGGCAAACCGATTGAGGCGCTGAAGAGCGAAGCCCAGGAAGTACTCGAAGGCCATCTGCGGGCGATACTCGGTTCAATGACCGTTGAAGAGGTCTACCGCAACCGGGACCGTTTCGCCCAGGAGGTTCAAGGTGTTGCAGCCCGTGATTTGAAGAAGATGGGGCTGCAGATCGTCTCGTTCACCATTAAGGATGTGCGTGATAAGCACGGATATCTGGAAGCGCTGGGTAAGCCGCGGATTGCCGCAGTGAAGCGGGATGCAGAGATTGCTGAAGCCGAGGCTGTGCGGGATGCGCGGATTCAGAAGGCCAATGCCGAAGAGCAGGGGCAGAAGGCAGAACTGCTGCGTGATACCAATATCGCCGAAGCCTCGAAGGAGAACCAGCTGAAGGTAGCGGCGTTCAAACGTGATCAGGATACCGCCAAAGCGGAAGCGGACCAGGCGTACCATATTCAGGAGGCGCGGGCCAAGCAGACGGTGGTTGAAGAGCAGATGAAGGTCGAGCTGGTCCGCAAGGAACGCGAAATTGATTTGCAGACCAAGGAAATCCAGGTTCGCGAGAAGCAGTATGATGCGGAAGTGAAGAAGAAAGCGGAAGCTGACCGTTATGCGGTGGAGCAGGCGGCGGAAGCCGACAAGGCCAAGCGGATGCGTGAAGCGGATGCGCTGCAGTACAGTATTGAGACTCAGGCTAAAGCGACCTCCGAGCAGAAACGTCTGGAAGGGCAGGCAGTCGCGGATGCCGAACTGGCCAAGGGTAAGGCAGAAGCGGAAGTTATCCGGCTGCGCGGTCTGGCCGAAGCGGAAGCCAAAGAGAAGCTGGCGGAAGCCTTCCAGAAGTTCGGCGAAGCGGCGGTGCTCGATATTATCGTCAAAATGCTGCCGGAGCTGGCCGGGAAGATTGCCGAGCCGCTGGCTTCCATTGATAAGCTGACGGTTGTGGATACCGGCAACGGGGAAGGCGCGGCCCGGGTCAGCAATTATGTGACCCAACTGATGGCGACGGCCCCTGAGATGCTGAAAAGCGTGTCCGGCATTGATGTCGAAGCGCTGATCAAAGGGTTGACCCAAACCAAAGGCAAGCCGGAGCTGGCAGCATCTGCCGAATATACCGGAGCGCCAGTAACCGCCCTCCCGGGTAAACCGAAACCGGCCGTATTACCATCGGCCGCCCCGGTTGAACAACCAGAGGAATAA
- the ptsG gene encoding glucose-specific PTS transporter subunit IIBC, whose amino-acid sequence MFKKLFGVLQRVGKALMLPVAILPAAGLLLGIGNMLVNPDFLQYVPALENDVVQAIATVLMNSGQIVFDNLSLLFAVGVAIGLAGGEGVAGLAAIIGFLVMNVTMGTVVGVNAYVLTWKDFSYSSVLGIPTLQTGVFGGILVGILAASMYKRFFRIELPSYLGFFAGKRFVPIMTAVTSLILGLALTLVWPPIQHGLNYVSQSMINTNLTLSAFIFGVIERSLIPFGLHHIFYSPFWYEFGSYVDKAGDLIRGDQRIFMQQLRDGVDFTAGTFTTGKYPFMMFGLPAAALAIYHESKPENRRVVGSLMISAALTSFLTGITEPLEFSFLFVAPLLFAVHAIFAGLSFMTMHILNVKIGMTFSGGFIDYVLFGVIPNRTAWWLVIPVGLVLAVIYYFGFRFVIRKFNLKTPGREEASDDEEEMSTESVSKTGDDLPRNILSALGGKENITHLDACITRLRVEVKDKAGVDKGRLKKLGASGVLEVGNNVQAIFGTRSDTIKSQIQDVMNGRTPAAAPVAPKPELEQQAGEQSEAIIAEDIVSPVNGELMDITLVPDAVFSQKMTGDGFAFLSDDGKIASPVYGKVFNVFPSKHAIGIMSDGGKEVLVHIGVNTVKLKGQGFTVLVEEGDLVAAGQPIMEVDLEYVKANAPSVISPVIFSNLPEGSSVTLKKPGKVVIGDKDIITIQ is encoded by the coding sequence ATGTTCAAAAAGTTATTTGGCGTTTTGCAGAGAGTTGGTAAGGCGCTAATGCTCCCTGTTGCCATTCTGCCTGCTGCTGGTCTGCTGCTCGGCATAGGGAACATGCTCGTTAATCCGGATTTCCTGCAGTATGTTCCGGCGCTGGAGAATGATGTGGTACAGGCGATTGCTACCGTATTGATGAATTCGGGGCAAATTGTATTTGATAATCTCTCCTTGCTGTTTGCAGTCGGCGTAGCCATCGGGCTGGCCGGAGGCGAAGGTGTAGCAGGTCTTGCGGCTATTATCGGATTCCTGGTTATGAACGTAACCATGGGTACGGTGGTCGGCGTCAACGCATACGTGCTGACCTGGAAAGATTTCTCGTATTCCAGTGTTCTGGGGATCCCCACATTGCAGACAGGGGTATTCGGTGGTATCCTGGTTGGGATATTGGCCGCATCCATGTACAAAAGGTTCTTCCGTATAGAACTGCCGTCCTATCTCGGCTTCTTCGCGGGTAAACGTTTTGTACCGATTATGACTGCGGTGACTTCCCTGATTCTCGGTCTTGCGCTTACTCTGGTATGGCCGCCGATCCAGCACGGTCTGAACTATGTATCGCAGAGTATGATCAACACCAATCTGACGCTGTCAGCCTTTATCTTCGGGGTTATCGAGCGTTCCCTGATTCCTTTCGGCCTGCACCATATCTTCTATTCACCGTTCTGGTATGAGTTCGGAAGTTATGTAGACAAGGCTGGAGATCTGATCCGTGGTGACCAGAGAATCTTCATGCAGCAGCTTCGTGACGGTGTGGATTTCACAGCCGGTACATTTACCACTGGTAAATATCCGTTCATGATGTTCGGACTTCCGGCAGCCGCCCTTGCGATCTATCATGAGTCCAAACCTGAGAACAGACGGGTTGTCGGAAGCTTGATGATTTCTGCAGCGTTGACTTCCTTCCTGACAGGTATTACCGAGCCGCTGGAATTCTCATTCCTGTTCGTTGCTCCGCTGCTGTTCGCTGTACATGCGATATTTGCTGGTCTTTCCTTCATGACCATGCACATCCTTAATGTCAAAATCGGTATGACCTTCTCCGGCGGGTTCATCGACTATGTGCTGTTCGGCGTCATTCCGAACCGCACAGCCTGGTGGCTGGTCATTCCGGTAGGTCTGGTCCTGGCAGTGATTTACTACTTCGGATTCCGCTTCGTTATCCGCAAGTTCAACCTGAAGACTCCGGGCCGTGAAGAGGCTTCGGACGACGAGGAAGAAATGAGCACGGAAAGTGTATCCAAGACCGGCGACGATCTGCCGCGCAACATTCTGTCTGCCCTGGGTGGCAAAGAGAATATCACACATCTTGATGCTTGTATTACCCGCCTTCGTGTCGAAGTGAAGGATAAAGCAGGCGTTGACAAGGGCCGATTGAAGAAACTTGGTGCTTCTGGGGTTCTGGAAGTGGGTAACAACGTACAGGCGATCTTCGGAACCCGTTCGGACACGATCAAATCGCAGATTCAGGATGTCATGAACGGACGGACACCTGCTGCTGCTCCTGTAGCGCCGAAGCCGGAGCTTGAGCAACAGGCCGGCGAGCAGAGTGAGGCTATTATTGCCGAGGATATCGTATCCCCTGTGAACGGTGAGCTGATGGATATTACACTGGTTCCCGATGCGGTCTTCTCGCAAAAGATGACCGGTGACGGCTTCGCCTTCCTGTCCGATGACGGCAAGATTGCCTCGCCGGTATACGGCAAGGTATTCAATGTCTTCCCAAGCAAGCATGCGATCGGCATTATGTCCGACGGCGGCAAGGAAGTGCTCGTGCATATCGGTGTCAATACCGTTAAGCTTAAGGGCCAGGGCTTCACTGTACTGGTAGAAGAAGGCGATCTGGTAGCTGCCGGGCAGCCGATCATGGAAGTGGATCTGGAGTATGTGAAGGCCAATGCACCTTCGGTCATTTCTCCGGTGATCTTCTCCAACCTGCCTGAAGGCTCTTCGGTCACCCTGAAGAAACCGGGCAAAGTAGTCATCGGTGATAAGGATATCATCACCATTCAGTAA